The following proteins come from a genomic window of Dioscorea cayenensis subsp. rotundata cultivar TDr96_F1 unplaced genomic scaffold, TDr96_F1_v2_PseudoChromosome.rev07_lg8_w22 25.fasta BLBR01000433.1, whole genome shotgun sequence:
- the LOC120254404 gene encoding dirigent protein 4-like translates to MNNKSMNNVNHLLLLLLFFVVTVVSQGHAPFSIVKEKVTHLHFFYQERLTGDNPTAVLAAKPKDTRVDPSNLLPFGAAYVLEAPLTEGQDPNSKVVGKAQGLGVSADQDTTIVVFMVDYGFTSGEFSGSSFSVMSRNPLLETDRELAIVGGRGKFRMARGFATLHTNYMNITSGFFTVEYHVVLFHYE, encoded by the coding sequence ATGAACAACAAAAGCATGAATAATGTaaaccaccttcttcttctcctccttttctttgttgtAACCGTAGTTTCCCAAGGCCATGCACCCTTCTCCATAGTCAAAGAGAAGGTCACACACCTTCATTTCTTCTACCAAGAAAGACTCACTGGAGACAACCCTACTGCCGTGCTGGCTGCCAAGCCCAAAGACACCAGAGTCGATCCCTCAAATCTTTTACCATTTGGGGCAGCGTATGTCCTTGAGGCACCTCTCACTGAAGGGCAAGACCCAAACTCAAAGGTTGTAGGAAAAGCACAAGGACTTGGAGTGTCTGCAGATCAGGACACCACCATAGTTGTGTTTATGGTGGACTATGGGTTCACTTCCGGTGAGTTCAGTGGTAGTTCTTTCAGTGTGATGTCAAGAAACCCATTATTGGAAACAGACAGAGAACTTGCTATTGTTGGTGGCCGTGGGAAGTTTAGGATGGCACGTGGGTTCGCTACTCTACATACAAACTACATGAATATTACTTCCGGGTTTTTTACTGTTGAGTATCATGTTGTTCTTTTTCATTATGAATAA